The sequence CGTTCGCGTTACAGGTGACGGCCGTCACACCGCTGACCGCGAGTACGGCGAGCCAGCACGTCGAGACGCAGTACGAGCACGCGGCGACGGGGGTCCTCGCGAGTACCGCTGCAAGCGACGAGATCGACACGACACTCCGCTATTGGAACGAGTCGAGTGCGGGCTTTCATGGGAGTGCCGACAACGGTTTTTACGTCGGTACCGCGCCGCCGACGCCGTTCGGGGACAATCTAAACGAAACCTTCGACGACCCGGGCGTCGCGTACAACGTCGACGTCACGTACGTGACGTCCGACGGGACCCTCGCGAATCGGCGCGTCGTTCACTTCGGCCAGCCCACGGATACCGCCGTGACTGCCACGCGAACCGTCGTCCTGTACGATACTGATCCGGTTCTCGATCGAAATCACGAACCGACCGGGAGGACACTCACG is a genomic window of Halanaeroarchaeum sulfurireducens containing:
- a CDS encoding DUF7288 family protein, which encodes MVRDDRAQGHTLEGIVAALLIVTSVAFALQVTAVTPLTASTASQHVETQYEHAATGVLASTAASDEIDTTLRYWNESSAGFHGSADNGFYVGTAPPTPFGDNLNETFDDPGVAYNVDVTYVTSDGTLANRRVVHFGQPTDTAVTATRTVVLYDTDPVLDRNHEPTGRTLTNATYFAPDAYDGHLYNVVVVEVTIWRL